One region of Mycolicibacterium rhodesiae NBB3 genomic DNA includes:
- a CDS encoding acetyl-CoA acetyltransferase: MSVGARTPVVVGVGEVTHRGDDFVDPIDLAVEAARLAVRDAGRAVERRIDTVSTPGILVIPRDNPASRIAEAMRIGPARRISCPVGGNTPQYLVEVLGGEIAKGRADVVLVVGAESGHSARKLQGGALLNSPPPPRSGDESLGDARPGLSQAELSVGLSWPHEVYPIFESAIAARHGRDFDAQREWLGTLMAPLTAEAARHPEQAWFPRARSATELSEVTAENRMVCVPYPKLLNSIMSVDMAAAFILMAAEVADELGVSRDRWVFPWSAATCNDVYFPVERPDLSRSVGIEVAATKALDAGGLTTDDIRWFDLYSCFPSAIQMAAEALDVDPLDDRGLTVTGGLPYHGGPGNNYVSHSIVEMVRRCRRDPTDAGLVTGLGWYSTKHSVGVWSATPPPAGWRLLDTAVEQAQIDSSRLAVAGVDEATGRATVDGYTVVYDRDGRPRWTPIIAHLSDGRRVVARSDDPQIAEAMAGEMHLGRTVCLQNTGPFPGFELP, encoded by the coding sequence ATGTCGGTAGGAGCGCGTACCCCGGTTGTCGTCGGCGTGGGCGAAGTCACCCATCGCGGGGACGACTTCGTGGACCCGATCGACTTGGCGGTGGAGGCCGCACGCCTCGCGGTCAGAGACGCAGGTCGCGCGGTCGAGCGGCGCATCGACACCGTCTCAACTCCCGGCATCCTGGTCATCCCGCGCGACAATCCCGCCAGCAGGATCGCCGAAGCGATGCGCATCGGTCCCGCCCGCCGCATCAGCTGTCCAGTCGGCGGAAACACCCCGCAGTATCTCGTCGAGGTGTTGGGTGGCGAAATAGCCAAGGGCCGCGCAGATGTCGTCCTGGTCGTCGGGGCGGAGAGCGGGCATTCCGCGCGCAAGCTCCAGGGCGGGGCACTTCTCAACTCGCCGCCCCCGCCCCGCTCCGGCGACGAATCCCTGGGGGACGCGCGCCCAGGGTTGAGTCAAGCCGAACTGTCGGTGGGTCTGAGTTGGCCGCACGAGGTGTATCCCATCTTCGAGTCCGCGATCGCCGCGCGCCACGGCCGTGACTTCGATGCCCAGCGGGAGTGGCTGGGAACGCTGATGGCACCGTTGACAGCCGAGGCGGCACGCCATCCCGAGCAGGCCTGGTTCCCGCGCGCACGAAGTGCCACCGAACTCAGCGAAGTCACCGCGGAAAACCGCATGGTGTGCGTGCCCTATCCTAAGCTGCTCAACAGCATCATGTCCGTCGACATGGCTGCCGCCTTCATCCTCATGGCGGCCGAGGTGGCGGACGAATTGGGCGTCTCGCGCGACCGTTGGGTCTTTCCCTGGTCAGCAGCGACCTGCAACGACGTGTACTTCCCCGTGGAACGGCCGGACCTCAGCCGCTCCGTGGGTATCGAGGTAGCGGCAACAAAGGCGCTCGATGCGGGCGGATTGACCACCGACGACATTCGGTGGTTCGACCTCTACTCCTGCTTCCCGTCGGCAATTCAGATGGCCGCCGAGGCTCTCGACGTGGACCCCCTCGACGACAGAGGCCTCACAGTAACCGGAGGGCTGCCTTATCACGGCGGTCCCGGTAACAATTACGTCAGCCACTCGATCGTTGAGATGGTCCGACGGTGCAGACGCGACCCAACCGATGCCGGACTCGTCACCGGCCTCGGGTGGTATTCGACGAAGCATTCGGTCGGTGTGTGGTCGGCCACCCCGCCGCCAGCCGGGTGGCGACTGCTCGACACGGCAGTCGAACAGGCTCAAATCGATTCATCGCGGCTGGCCGTCGCAGGCGTCGACGAGGCGACCGGTCGCGCGACAGTGGACGGATACACCGTTGTCTACGACCGAGACGGGCGACCTCGATGGACTCCGATCATCGCGCACCTGTCCGACGGGCGAAGAGTTGTCGCACGCAGCGACGATCCGCAGATTGCCGAGGCGATGGCGGGCGAGATGCACCTGGGTAGAACGGTTTGCCTCCAGAACACCGGGCCATTCCCCGGATTCGAGCTTCCATGA
- a CDS encoding FMN-binding negative transcriptional regulator, which produces MYTPSFNRIDDDDEIRRFVAAARSAQFVTVCPDGLPVATLLPIMWDGNTIVAHMARANPQWKTIADDSPALLICSGPQAYISPSWYAAKAEHGRVVPTWNYTAVHLSGTVRVHEDRDWLRNVVTRLTAVHEGGRRDPWQPSDAPERYIEGQLAGIVGLEITVTRVEGKAKLSQNRSEADRRGVINGLLGEGHYEAAEVAAAMGPDH; this is translated from the coding sequence ATGTACACGCCGTCTTTCAACCGGATCGACGACGACGATGAGATTCGGCGCTTCGTCGCCGCGGCTCGATCTGCCCAGTTCGTCACGGTCTGTCCGGACGGGCTGCCCGTCGCCACGCTGCTGCCGATCATGTGGGACGGAAACACAATCGTCGCGCACATGGCACGTGCAAATCCGCAGTGGAAGACCATCGCCGACGACAGCCCGGCCCTGCTGATCTGTTCGGGACCGCAGGCCTACATCAGCCCGTCCTGGTACGCCGCGAAGGCCGAACACGGCCGTGTCGTGCCGACGTGGAACTACACCGCCGTGCACCTGTCCGGAACCGTGCGTGTGCACGAGGACCGGGACTGGCTGCGCAACGTGGTCACCCGATTGACCGCGGTGCACGAAGGTGGGCGCCGTGACCCGTGGCAACCCAGCGACGCACCCGAGCGCTACATCGAAGGGCAGCTCGCAGGGATCGTCGGGCTCGAGATCACCGTCACGCGCGTCGAGGGCAAGGCGAAACTCAGCCAGAACCGCTCAGAAGCCGACCGCCGCGGGGTGATCAACGGTCTGCTCGGAGAAGGGCACTACGAAGCCGCTGAGGTCGCCGCGGCGATGGGACCCGACCACTAG
- the ctaD gene encoding aa3-type cytochrome oxidase subunit I: MTAEAPPVAALEPRRPFPARLGPKGNLVYKLITTTDHKMIGIMYCVACFIFFFIGGLMALFIRTELAMPGLQFLSNEQFNQLFTMHGTAMLLFYATPIVFGFANLVLPLQIGAPDVAFPRLNALSFWLFLFGALIALSGFITPNGAADFGWTAYSPLTDAIHSPGPGGDLWILGLGVGGLGTILGAVNMITTVVCMRAPGMTMFRMPIFTWNILVTSILVLLIFPLLTAALFGLAADRHLGAHVYDPANGGVILWQHLFWFFGHPEVYVIALPFFGIISEVVPVFSRKPIFGYTTLVYATFSIAALSMAVWAHHMFATGAVLLPFFSFMTFLIAVPTGIKFFNWIGTMWKGQLTFETPMLFSVGFLVTFLLGGLSGVLLASPPLDFHVTDSYFVVAHFHYVLFGTIVFATYAGIYFWFPKMTGRLLDERLGKLHFWLTFIGFHTTFLVQHWVGDEGMPRRYADYLPSDGFTTLNVVSTIGAFILGVSTIPFVWNVFKSWRYGEPVTVDDPWGYGNSLEWATSCPPPRHNFTELPRIRSERPAFELHYPHMVDRIRAEAHVGRDHATAVTASSDSQ, translated from the coding sequence ATGACGGCGGAAGCGCCCCCGGTAGCCGCCCTCGAGCCCCGTCGTCCGTTTCCGGCGCGACTCGGCCCCAAGGGCAACCTGGTCTACAAGCTGATCACCACGACCGATCACAAGATGATCGGCATCATGTACTGCGTCGCCTGCTTCATCTTCTTCTTCATCGGCGGGCTGATGGCGCTGTTCATCCGCACCGAGTTGGCGATGCCCGGGCTGCAGTTCCTGTCCAACGAGCAGTTCAACCAGCTGTTCACGATGCACGGCACCGCGATGCTGCTGTTCTACGCGACCCCGATCGTGTTCGGTTTCGCCAACCTGGTCCTGCCGTTGCAGATCGGCGCACCCGACGTGGCATTCCCGCGACTGAACGCGTTGAGCTTCTGGCTGTTCCTGTTCGGTGCGCTGATCGCCTTGAGCGGTTTCATCACCCCGAACGGCGCCGCCGACTTCGGCTGGACCGCCTACTCCCCGCTGACCGACGCGATCCATTCGCCGGGTCCCGGTGGTGACCTGTGGATCCTCGGCCTAGGCGTCGGTGGCCTCGGCACCATCCTGGGCGCCGTCAACATGATCACCACGGTGGTCTGCATGCGCGCACCGGGTATGACGATGTTCCGCATGCCGATCTTCACCTGGAACATCCTGGTGACCTCGATTCTGGTGCTGCTGATCTTCCCGCTGCTGACCGCGGCGCTGTTCGGTCTGGCCGCCGACCGCCACCTCGGCGCGCACGTCTACGACCCGGCCAACGGCGGTGTCATCCTCTGGCAGCACCTGTTCTGGTTCTTCGGACACCCCGAGGTGTACGTCATCGCGTTGCCGTTCTTCGGGATCATCAGCGAAGTGGTGCCGGTGTTCTCGCGTAAGCCGATCTTCGGATACACGACGCTGGTGTACGCCACCTTCAGCATCGCGGCGTTGTCGATGGCGGTGTGGGCGCACCACATGTTCGCCACGGGTGCGGTGCTGCTGCCGTTCTTCAGCTTCATGACGTTCCTGATCGCGGTGCCGACCGGTATCAAGTTCTTCAACTGGATCGGCACGATGTGGAAGGGCCAGTTGACCTTTGAGACACCGATGCTCTTCTCGGTGGGCTTCCTGGTCACCTTCCTGCTCGGCGGTCTGTCGGGTGTGCTGTTGGCCAGCCCGCCGCTGGACTTCCACGTCACCGACTCCTACTTCGTGGTGGCGCACTTCCACTACGTGCTGTTCGGCACGATCGTGTTCGCCACCTATGCGGGCATCTACTTCTGGTTCCCGAAGATGACGGGCCGGCTGCTCGATGAGCGGCTGGGCAAGCTGCACTTCTGGTTGACGTTCATCGGGTTCCACACCACGTTCCTGGTGCAGCACTGGGTCGGTGACGAGGGCATGCCGCGCCGCTACGCGGACTACCTGCCCTCGGACGGTTTCACGACCCTCAACGTCGTCTCGACGATCGGCGCGTTCATCCTCGGTGTCTCGACGATTCCGTTCGTGTGGAACGTGTTCAAGAGCTGGCGCTACGGCGAGCCGGTCACCGTCGACGATCCCTGGGGCTACGGCAACTCGCTGGAATGGGCGACCAGTTGCCCACCGCCGCGGCACAACTTCACCGAGCTGCCCCGCATCCGTTCGGAGCGGCCGGCATTCGAGCTGCACTATCCGCACATGGTGGACCGGATCCGCGCCGAGGCACACGTCGGCCGCGACCACGCGACAGCGGTCACCGCGAGCTCGGACTCTCAGTAG
- a CDS encoding TetR/AcrR family transcriptional regulator: protein MVSCAWASHNGVRSRHTGCVSTKLLRWGAAAPTDRGSARDRLLDAAERCLESCGVAGTTMEDIGRTAGVSRATVYRYFPSREAVMSGVIIRAAERYLDRISPRIAAHADLGSALVDFVEYTVEAARREEIIGLLFGSDEELACVGLAAGTSTSLFEIVTEFLRPIFTRHWSCVEPGVSVDDAAEWVVRTILSLLTVRGPRERSRDGLRAFLSRFLLPAILAGDHRRPV, encoded by the coding sequence ATGGTGTCATGTGCGTGGGCAAGTCACAATGGTGTGCGCTCGCGGCATACTGGCTGTGTGTCGACGAAGTTGTTGAGATGGGGCGCCGCCGCGCCGACAGATCGTGGGTCCGCTCGCGACCGGTTGCTCGATGCTGCCGAGCGGTGCCTCGAGAGTTGCGGTGTGGCGGGCACGACCATGGAGGACATCGGCAGAACAGCGGGTGTATCCAGGGCAACGGTGTATCGCTACTTCCCCAGTCGGGAGGCGGTGATGTCGGGCGTCATCATTCGCGCCGCCGAGCGTTATCTCGACCGCATCAGCCCGCGGATCGCGGCGCACGCCGACCTGGGCTCCGCGCTCGTCGATTTCGTGGAATACACAGTTGAGGCCGCGCGCCGCGAAGAGATCATCGGATTGTTGTTCGGCAGCGACGAAGAACTCGCCTGCGTGGGTCTCGCGGCGGGGACCTCGACGTCCCTCTTCGAAATCGTCACCGAATTTCTGCGTCCCATCTTCACCAGACACTGGAGTTGCGTGGAACCGGGCGTCTCCGTCGACGACGCCGCCGAGTGGGTTGTCCGTACGATACTGAGCCTGCTGACTGTTCGAGGGCCGCGGGAGCGCAGTCGTGACGGACTCCGGGCGTTTCTGTCGAGGTTCCTCCTTCCCGCGATCCTGGCGGGTGACCACCGTCGGCCGGTGTGA
- a CDS encoding TetR/AcrR family transcriptional regulator: protein MREQVLRATRELTIEKGWDQVRMSEVAESVGVSRPTLYKEFGDKKGLGDALVVSEGQRFVEGIRAVLAEHVGDVQGGITAAVQFTLSEAEGSPLLKAVLTSNPSGNDGGGSSSTGVLPLLPTSASLLQLCSGALTTWFNDHFADLDPEDVEDVADVLVRLTVSHVVLPAADIATTGERISRVALRYLGVVHSL, encoded by the coding sequence GTGCGCGAACAGGTTCTGAGGGCGACACGAGAACTCACCATCGAGAAGGGCTGGGATCAGGTCCGGATGAGCGAGGTTGCCGAATCGGTCGGCGTCTCCCGCCCGACGTTGTACAAAGAGTTCGGCGACAAAAAGGGGCTCGGTGACGCGCTTGTGGTGTCAGAGGGCCAGCGCTTCGTGGAAGGCATTCGTGCCGTCCTTGCCGAACATGTGGGCGATGTGCAGGGCGGCATCACCGCAGCGGTGCAGTTCACCCTCTCTGAAGCAGAAGGCAGCCCGCTCCTCAAGGCAGTTCTGACGTCCAACCCCTCGGGGAATGATGGCGGTGGCTCGTCGTCTACGGGGGTCCTTCCTCTTCTGCCGACCTCGGCTTCCCTGCTTCAGCTCTGCTCCGGGGCTCTGACCACGTGGTTTAACGACCACTTCGCCGATCTCGACCCCGAAGACGTCGAGGACGTCGCAGATGTTCTGGTGCGACTGACAGTGAGTCATGTTGTACTCCCAGCCGCGGACATCGCCACCACTGGTGAGCGGATCTCCCGCGTAGCACTCAGGTACCTGGGAGTTGTCCACAGTTTGTGA
- a CDS encoding zinc-dependent alcohol dehydrogenase, with protein sequence MIAEAMVLTGPRSLQRRQMTIPDVGDRGAILRVEACGLCGTDHEQFTGHLPAGFSFVPGHEIVGIVEHVGTSASQRWGVQAGQRVAVEVFRSCRDCPECRRGEYRRCAVNGIATMFGFVDVQIGAGLWGGYATHVELPWDAMLLPIAEDMDPVLATLFNPLGAGIQWGATLPDTKAGDVVAILGPGIRGICAAVAAKEAGAAFVAMTGVGPRDEQRLAIARSFGVDLPIDVSQDNAVTALQRETGGQLADVVVDVTAKAPSAFADAVDLARPGSTVVVAGTRGGGGAPGFEPDLLVYKELRVVGALGVEYPAYRAALEILAEGRWPFDRITRESTGFAGLAPLLNSLADENARSSAALHNVFLPTP encoded by the coding sequence ATGATCGCCGAGGCCATGGTGTTGACGGGACCGCGGAGTCTGCAGCGGCGCCAGATGACCATCCCCGACGTCGGCGATCGAGGTGCGATACTGCGAGTTGAAGCATGCGGTCTGTGCGGAACGGATCACGAACAGTTCACCGGACACCTGCCTGCCGGCTTCTCATTCGTTCCAGGTCACGAAATCGTCGGCATCGTCGAACATGTCGGCACCTCGGCCAGCCAACGCTGGGGTGTACAAGCCGGCCAGCGCGTGGCCGTCGAGGTGTTCCGGTCCTGCCGTGACTGCCCCGAGTGTCGCCGTGGCGAATACCGGCGGTGCGCGGTGAACGGCATCGCCACCATGTTCGGGTTCGTCGACGTGCAGATCGGCGCGGGCTTATGGGGCGGATACGCCACCCATGTGGAGCTTCCGTGGGACGCGATGCTACTCCCGATTGCCGAAGACATGGATCCCGTGCTCGCCACGTTGTTCAACCCTCTCGGCGCCGGAATCCAATGGGGGGCAACTCTTCCCGATACTAAGGCGGGGGACGTCGTAGCGATCCTGGGGCCCGGCATCCGCGGAATCTGCGCGGCTGTGGCGGCCAAAGAGGCGGGAGCCGCGTTCGTCGCGATGACCGGCGTCGGCCCACGCGACGAACAACGACTGGCCATAGCCAGATCATTCGGTGTCGACCTGCCCATCGATGTATCGCAGGACAACGCAGTGACAGCGCTCCAGCGTGAGACAGGCGGGCAGCTTGCTGACGTGGTCGTCGATGTGACCGCCAAAGCACCCTCCGCGTTCGCCGATGCGGTCGACCTTGCCAGACCGGGCAGCACAGTCGTGGTGGCCGGCACCCGCGGGGGAGGCGGCGCGCCCGGGTTCGAACCAGACTTGTTGGTATATAAAGAATTACGCGTTGTAGGCGCACTCGGCGTGGAGTATCCCGCCTACCGGGCAGCCCTCGAGATTCTCGCTGAGGGCCGCTGGCCGTTCGACCGCATCACCAGAGAATCAACCGGATTCGCTGGGCTCGCGCCGCTGCTCAATTCGCTTGCAGATGAAAATGCCCGATCAAGTGCGGCCCTGCACAACGTCTTTCTGCCCACGCCCTGA
- a CDS encoding carboxymuconolactone decarboxylase family protein, whose protein sequence is MTMAERVPMLDREQAQLRAAECGLPEELADLSVFRVALHQPRVAVALYGLLDALLFRGSLDARLRELVIMRIGWITGSEYEWTQHWRIATLLGVPEHDLLAVRDWQNSESLGPVERAVLAATDDVVRDGVISEENWAGCQKAFNSDHAVLVELVGAIANWRLFSILLRSLNIPLESGTDGWPPDGRAPRRGD, encoded by the coding sequence ATGACCATGGCGGAACGCGTACCGATGCTCGACCGTGAGCAGGCCCAGCTGCGGGCTGCCGAATGTGGGTTGCCCGAAGAGTTGGCAGACCTGTCGGTATTCCGCGTGGCACTTCATCAGCCGCGTGTGGCGGTTGCGCTGTATGGGCTGCTAGACGCGTTACTCTTCCGCGGTTCCCTTGACGCGCGGCTACGCGAGCTGGTCATCATGCGCATCGGCTGGATCACTGGCTCCGAATACGAATGGACTCAACATTGGCGAATCGCCACACTGCTCGGCGTGCCTGAGCATGATCTCCTCGCGGTGCGCGACTGGCAGAATTCTGAAAGCCTCGGGCCAGTCGAGCGTGCGGTCCTCGCAGCGACCGATGATGTGGTACGGGACGGGGTCATCTCCGAGGAAAACTGGGCTGGGTGCCAGAAGGCATTCAATAGCGATCACGCGGTTTTGGTCGAACTTGTCGGAGCAATCGCCAATTGGCGGCTCTTTTCGATCCTGCTTCGATCCCTGAATATTCCGCTTGAGTCCGGTACCGACGGCTGGCCGCCCGATGGGCGAGCTCCTCGGCGTGGCGATTGA
- a CDS encoding alpha/beta fold hydrolase, with the protein MPAHRASDSSVPVVERVPTADGLSLAVDLYRCDAPRAVVLLLHGGGQSRHAWDVTAQRLHQRGYTVATYDTRGHGDSDWDPDGRYDMDRLGSDLLAVRSYADSGRPVAAIGASLGGLTILGTHLLASPELWRAVVLVDVTPRMEMHGARRVVAFMAAHPEGFDSLESAADVIAAYNPHRPRPENVDGLQKVLRLRTDGRWVWRWDPAFVTSNFQFLQGDPDEGARDFEMMSAFLLDGARQVSAPTLLVRGLLSDIVSEETVKDFLTLVPHAQTVDVSGAGHMVAGDNNDEFSTVVVDFLDRTI; encoded by the coding sequence ATGCCTGCACACAGAGCAAGTGATTCGTCGGTCCCTGTCGTCGAGCGCGTGCCCACGGCCGACGGGCTGTCGCTGGCCGTCGACCTCTATCGCTGTGACGCGCCGCGGGCGGTTGTGTTGCTCCTTCACGGCGGCGGTCAGAGCCGACATGCCTGGGACGTCACCGCCCAACGCCTGCACCAGCGGGGCTACACGGTAGCCACGTACGACACCAGGGGACACGGGGACAGCGACTGGGATCCGGACGGACGCTATGACATGGACCGGCTGGGGTCCGACCTGCTGGCCGTGCGCTCATACGCCGATTCCGGCCGCCCAGTTGCCGCGATCGGGGCTTCGTTGGGCGGTTTGACCATTCTCGGCACGCACTTGCTCGCCTCGCCGGAGCTATGGCGCGCTGTCGTTCTGGTTGACGTCACTCCGCGAATGGAGATGCACGGCGCCCGACGAGTCGTAGCGTTCATGGCGGCACATCCCGAAGGTTTCGACAGCCTGGAGTCGGCCGCTGACGTGATCGCCGCCTACAATCCGCACCGTCCTCGCCCCGAAAACGTCGACGGCCTCCAAAAAGTTCTCCGGCTACGGACAGACGGTCGGTGGGTCTGGCGATGGGACCCTGCGTTTGTGACGTCGAATTTCCAGTTCCTCCAGGGTGATCCAGACGAAGGCGCTAGAGACTTCGAAATGATGAGCGCGTTCCTTCTCGATGGCGCGCGGCAGGTGTCCGCGCCGACGCTGCTGGTCCGCGGCCTGCTATCCGACATCGTCTCCGAAGAGACAGTGAAGGACTTCCTCACCTTGGTTCCCCACGCGCAAACCGTCGACGTGTCGGGCGCAGGCCACATGGTTGCTGGCGACAACAACGACGAATTCTCGACGGTGGTCGTCGACTTTCTCGACAGGACCATATGA
- a CDS encoding PaaI family thioesterase encodes MQFTTFNEEVAEQLKSAAETTGGLAGYLGFRHTEFTAGRLVAEMDARDDLKTPFGNLHGGCLSAMVDHCLGVVFYPVIPMGSWVATTEFKLNLLRPVSSGTCVAMAEIISLGRTSGVARIDISNDGRAVCAAQGTVTVVAPKTNS; translated from the coding sequence GTGCAATTCACCACGTTCAACGAAGAGGTCGCTGAGCAACTAAAGAGCGCAGCAGAAACCACGGGCGGGTTGGCCGGTTATCTCGGCTTCCGCCACACGGAATTCACTGCGGGACGGCTCGTCGCGGAGATGGACGCACGCGACGACCTGAAGACGCCTTTCGGCAACCTGCATGGGGGCTGCTTGTCGGCCATGGTCGACCACTGCCTCGGAGTGGTGTTTTATCCCGTGATTCCGATGGGATCCTGGGTCGCGACGACGGAGTTCAAACTGAATCTGCTCCGTCCTGTCTCCAGTGGCACGTGCGTAGCCATGGCTGAGATCATCTCGCTGGGCAGAACCAGCGGTGTGGCGCGGATCGACATCAGCAATGACGGCAGAGCGGTGTGTGCGGCCCAGGGCACCGTCACCGTCGTCGCACCGAAGACGAACTCCTGA
- a CDS encoding NAD(P)/FAD-dependent oxidoreductase: MTPERAVIVGASHAGAQLAANLRREGWAGEVVLIGDEGGLPYHRPPLSKGYLAGKNGLDDLLIRGADFYEKQNIRLFNATVEAIHRSAKRVSLSTGDTLTYTKLALCTGARARRLPTPGVDLPGIHYLRTAADVELIRAAAAPGRRVVIVGGGYIGLETAASLCSLGMNVTVLEATERVLERVTAPEVSAFYTRIHRGEGVEIRTHALVEAFSGNGGVQEVVLADGESIPADLVIVGVGVVPNTELAAAAGLFIDNGIVIDDQARTSDPDIVAAGDCTSHTMARYGSRIRLECVPSAGEQAKIAAATICGKHSAIAALPWFWSDQYDLKLQIAGLNAGYDEVLLSGDPSRDRDFSCFYFREGELIAADCVNRPRDFMSSKRAISQQLRVDRSDLLAGSI; this comes from the coding sequence ATGACTCCCGAACGAGCGGTGATCGTCGGCGCGAGCCACGCCGGCGCGCAGTTGGCAGCTAATCTTCGAAGGGAGGGGTGGGCTGGGGAGGTCGTGCTCATCGGCGACGAGGGGGGACTGCCCTACCACCGGCCTCCGTTGTCGAAGGGATACCTGGCCGGCAAGAACGGCCTCGACGACCTCCTGATTCGCGGCGCTGATTTCTACGAAAAGCAGAACATTCGACTCTTCAATGCGACCGTGGAGGCGATCCACCGGAGTGCCAAGCGTGTGTCTCTGAGCACCGGCGACACGCTGACGTACACCAAGCTCGCGTTGTGCACCGGCGCAAGGGCCAGACGACTCCCCACACCAGGGGTGGATCTTCCCGGAATTCACTACCTGCGTACCGCTGCAGACGTCGAGTTGATCCGTGCCGCCGCCGCACCGGGTCGGAGGGTCGTGATCGTGGGCGGCGGTTACATCGGGTTGGAAACGGCGGCCTCGCTGTGTTCGCTCGGCATGAACGTCACTGTCCTCGAGGCAACCGAGCGTGTACTCGAACGGGTCACCGCGCCGGAGGTTTCCGCGTTTTACACGCGAATCCACCGCGGCGAGGGAGTGGAGATCCGAACACACGCTCTCGTCGAAGCCTTCTCCGGTAACGGTGGGGTGCAGGAGGTCGTGCTGGCTGACGGCGAATCGATCCCCGCCGACTTGGTGATCGTCGGCGTCGGTGTGGTGCCGAATACCGAGCTCGCTGCGGCCGCAGGATTATTTATTGACAACGGCATTGTGATCGACGACCAGGCCCGCACCAGCGACCCCGACATCGTGGCAGCCGGCGACTGCACCAGCCACACCATGGCCCGATACGGCTCGCGTATTCGCTTGGAGTGCGTGCCGAGTGCCGGCGAGCAGGCCAAGATCGCTGCGGCGACAATCTGCGGTAAACACAGCGCGATCGCTGCGCTTCCGTGGTTCTGGTCCGACCAGTACGATCTCAAACTCCAAATTGCCGGTCTCAACGCCGGATACGACGAAGTGTTGCTCAGTGGTGACCCGTCGCGTGACCGTGACTTCAGCTGCTTCTACTTCCGCGAGGGCGAACTCATCGCCGCCGACTGCGTCAATCGTCCTCGCGATTTCATGTCCAGTAAGCGGGCCATCAGCCAGCAACTTCGGGTTGACCGCTCAGACCTCCTCGCCGGCTCGATCTGA